The window TCGACCGTGAGCCGCCACATACCGCCCTCTTCACAGAGCGATACCTTAATGATGCCGGCGGGGCTGTCACTGAACTGGATATATTTCTGCGCGTTTTCCATAATATTCAGCAGCGCCCGGCGCATATCCTCGTAGACTCCCATCACATGTGCGCCGCCCGTAGGAGCCGTTATCTCGATCTTCGTCTCTTTGGACTGCGGCAGCGCCGCGATCTCGTCCTTTACCTCTTCCGCGACTCCCACAAGGTCAACGTTGGCCACATCTTTGCGCATCGGATCGGCATCAAGACGCACCAGCAGCAAAAGGTCGTCGACAAGTCCGCTGATCCGCTCCTGCTGCCGCAGCAGGCTGTCTATCGTTTCGACATCCTCGGAGCGTTCGGGACCGTTCATCTGCGGAGAGCTCTTGAGCAGCTCCAGACCGGTGCGGATTATCGCAAGCGGGGTCTGGAACTCATGTCCCGCGTCGATGAAAAAGTCGCGCCGCACCTCTTCGAGCTTCGCCTTTTCCGTAAGATCCTGAAGGGCGATGAGTCTGCCGCGCGGCAGCCTCAGAGTCGTCGCCTCCACCTGCATCGCCATCGCGCCGCTGCGCATGATTGACAGCGTGCGCGTTGTGTCGGGCTCGTCCAGCATGAAGTAAAGCTCGTTGGAGGGCAGTATCAGCTCCACGGAGGAGCCGCGCGCGGGAAGCTCGCTCTGCCCGCAGATCGTCGAGGCCTCTTTGTTTATATAGCGTATCTTTTTTTCGTCGTCAATGAGAATGACACCAATCGGCAGCGCGCCCACAAGCTGGGCAAGCTCCTCCTTGCGCTCCTGCGCCTCGCGTATCGTCTTTTGCAGCGAGTCCTGCATGGAGTTCAGCGTATTGGAGAGCGCCTGTATCTCGTCGTCGTTGGTTATGGGGAAGCGCGCCTTCTCGCCCCTCGCTATCTGCGAGGCTGCCCTGCTCAGAGAATTGAGCGGCGTCAGGATCAGACGCAGTACGAGGTATGTTCCGAGCCAGACCAATATCAGAATGAGTGCGAAGTATTTGATAAATGGTATTGTAACGCTCTTTATGAGTCCCGATAGCTTCGCCACCGGGTAAGAGAGGCGCACCACATAGACCTCACCGGGGCTGCCTGGAGTAATGACCCTCTTCGCCATATATATCTGCCACTCGCGCTGCGTCTTGCTGTAGCGCAGCTCCGCCCCCTCGCCGTTCTCAAAGGCCCCCATCACCTCGCCGCGCGTGTAGTGGTTCTCCATCTGCGAGACGTCGGCCTTCGTATCCGTCACCACCTCGCCGTTGAGACCGACGACGGTGACGCGTCCGTCAGGATAGAGGGAGGTCCAGATGCCGGAGATATTCTTTATTCCCGCGACTCCCTTCTCCTCTCCTGAAACGGCCATAAGATCCAGATAACGGGAGAGCATCGTGCGCGTATATTCTATGCTGTCGCTGCGCTCCGCGCGGTATATTATTATCCAGGCCGCGAGGCCGATGACGGAGACCGCCAGCGTCATGAGGATGGCGATCTTTTTTTTCAGCGTCAGCTTGCTGAAGCTCATTCCTGCCCCTCCTCCCAGACGAGCCGGTACCCGCGGCCGCGCAGCGTCTGCGCGGAGAGCATCGGCCTCCTGCCGTCGTCAAGCTTCTTGCGCAGACGCGAGAGGTGGACGTCCACCGTGCGCGTGTCACAGTTGGACATACCCCATATCCGCCGCAGCAGCTCTTCGCGCGAAACGGTGTGACCCATGCGCCGCGCGAGCACCTCGAGTATCGAATACTCCGTCGGGCTCAGGTCGATCAGCGAACCGCGCAGCCAGGCCTCCTTCTCCACCGTATCCAGCTTGAAGGCGCCGTTTTCGATGATCTTGCGGATATCGGCCTGCTGCTGGGTGCGCCGCAGCAATACGCGGACGCGCGCGAGCAGCTCGTCCAGCGGGAAGGGCTTGCGCATGTAGTCGTCGGCCCCGAGGTCGAGCCCCTGCACGACATCCTCGGCGGAGCTGCGCGCCGTAAGCATGAGGATAGGGATATGTTTCGTCTCCGTATCAGACTTCACACGCCGGCAAATCTCCCAGCCGTCCATCAGCGGCAGCATGAGGTCAAGTATCACAAGATCCGGCAGCTCTTCATATATCAGGGAGAGAGCGGAGTCGCCGTCAAAGGCGCAGACGGTCTTATAGCCCTGCTGCCTCAGAGCGCGGCAGACAAATTCCGCGAGGCTCTCTTCGTCGTCTACGACCAGTATCTTCTGCGTCATCGTCCTATGCCATCTTCTTACGGCGGTAGCTGCTGGCCTTCACAGGCCGTCCCGTATACATGTAGGCCACGCGTTCGGCGACGTTCGTCGCGTGGTCCCCCGCGCGCTCGAGCGTCTTGGAGACGTTCATCAAATTGAAGGACTGCTCGATACGCTCCGGCTTTTCCATGATCAGCAGCAGCAGTTCGCGCATGATCTGTTTTTCCAGGTCGTCCACCTCGTCGTCCATCGGGAATACCCTGAGCGCCGCCTCGCCGTCATGGGTCTCTATCGCCGTCATCGAGAGCCGCAGCATCTCTTTAATGGTCTCCACCATGCGCGGTATGTCGATAAGCGGTTTAAGCTGCGGCAGTTTGCAGAGCGAGAGCGTCACCTTCGCGATATTCTCGCCGTAGTCGCCGATGCGCTCAAGGTCGACCGCTATGTGCATTATGCTGACGACGACGCGCAGATCCTCGCCAAGCGGCTGGTAGCGCGCCGCGAATTCCATACAGGCCGCGTCAAGCTTCTCTTCAAGATCGTCGATGACGTCGCCATCGGCAATCACCTTCTGCGCCATCTCCGCATCATTGTTTTTAAGCGCCCAGACCGCCCTTTCAATCGATTCGGCGGCCAGCCCGCTCATACGGTATATCATGTTCTTCAGAAGAGAAAGGTCTTCCTCTATTCTTTTTCTTGTGTTTATCACATCCATCACTGCAATCCCCCTGACCCTTTATTTATTAGCCGAAACGTCCCGAAATATAGTCTTCCGTGCGCTTATCGTGCGGCGAGGTGAACATCTTCGCCGTCCTGTCGTATTCGATCAGGTCGCCGAGAAGGAAGAAGGCCGTATAGTCCGAGATTCGCGCCGCCTGCTGCATGTTGTGCGTAACGATAACGACTGTATAGTCCCGCTTGAGCTCACTGATAAGCTCCTCAACACGCGCCGTCGACATCGGGTCGAGGGCGCTCGTCGGCTCGTCCATGAGCAGGATGTCGGGCTGAGTCGCTATGGCGCGCGCGATACAGAGGCGCTGCTGCTGGCCGCCGGAAAGCCCCGTCCCGGAACTTTTCAGCTTGTCCTTAACCTCATCCCAGAGCGCCGCCCCCTGAAGGCTGTTCTCTACTATCTCGTCGAGGCGTCCCTTGTCCTTCACACCGTTCAGACGCGGGCCGTAGGCGATATTGTCATATATCGACATCGGAAAGGGATTCGGTTTCTGGAAAACCATCCCCACCTTGCGCCGCAGCGCGATGACGTCCGTATCGTCCGCCAGAATATTTTCCCCGTCAAATTCAATTATACCCTCTACGCGCGCCGACGAAATAAAATCATTCATCCGATTGAGGCAGCGTAGATAGCTGCTCTTGCCGCAGCCGGAGGGGCCGATAAAGGCCGTCACCATATTCTCTCCCATGTCGAAGGTGATGTTTTTCAGCACCTGCCTGTCGCCGTAGTAGAGGTCGACGCCGCGCGTGCGTATCTTGACCGACATCTGCTTCGCGTCGGCGGCCGCTTCAAACCTTTCGTTGTTCACCGATGTGTAATCCATCTATCTTCCGTTCCTTTCTGCGAGACGGGCGCGCGCTATCACTCCCACCGCGCTCGTTCCCATTACAAGTCCGATGAGCACCAGTATCGCCCCGTACTCTATCGGGGCCGCCGCCTCGGGGTCCGTCGCCGAGGTGGCGAGAACATATATGTGGTACGGCAGCGCCATAACCTGGCTGAAGACGCTTTTGGCAATCTCCGGCGCGAAGTAGGCGGCGCCCGTGAACATTATCGGCGCCGTCTCGCCGGCGACGCGGCCCACCGCAAGGATGGCGCCCGTGATTATCGTCGAGGCCGCCGAGGGCAGCACGACCTTGATTATCGTCTGGTACTTCGTCGCGCCGAGCGCGTAGGAGGCGTCGCGGTAATCCTGCGGCACCGCGAGAAAGGCCTGTTCCGCCACCGTGACCACGAGCGGCAGGGAGAGACAGGCCAGCGTCAGCCCCGCCGAAAGCAGGCAGGAGCCAAACTGCATGAATACGACGAAGAGCGAGAGGCCGAAGAGCCCGAAGATTACCGAGGGAACGCCCGCCAGCGAACGGATCGAAATTCTCATCAGCCTGACAATCCAGGTATCCTTGGCGTACTCCGCGAAGTAGAGCCCCGTCATGATGCCTACGGGAAGCGCCACCCCCATCGAGACGAGCACCAGCTGCATCGTACCCACCAGCGGCGTCAGTATCCCCCCCGCCAGCATACCGTCCTTGGGCGGTTCGGAGAGAAACTCCCAGGAGAGGGCCTCCGCGCCGTTCCTTATCAGGTAGACGGCTACCGCGCCGATAACCGCCACAAGCAGCAGCGCGAAGAGGCATAGGACGAGAGTCATCAGCCTGTCGTATATCTTGCGCATAAAAGTACGGTTCATCTCTTTGTACCTCTTTTTTCAATATAAAGTGAAGCCAGATTTATCATCAGCGTCATCACCAGAAGGATGAGCCCCGCGAAGAAGAGCGCGTAATAGTGGACGCTGCCCACAGGCGTCTCTCCCATCTCGGCGGCAATCGTCGAGGTGAGCGGCCTCACCGGCTCCGTAAACAGCGTGGGAATGATCGCCGCGCCGCCGGCGGCCATCAGCACGACCATAGTCTCGCCGAGGGCGCGCATCACGCCAAGGAGCACCGAGGCGATTATCCCGGGCAATGCGCTGGGGAATACAACCTTTTGTATCGTCTCCATCCTTGTCGCTCCGAGCGCGTACGAGGCGTCCCGAAGCTCAAGGGGGACCGCGGCGAGCGCCTCGTCAGAGAGCGAGGCGACCACCGGTATTATCAAAAATCCCAAAAGTATAGAAGCGTTGAGCAGGTTTAGCCCGCTTGCGATACCCAGCGTATCCTGCATCCAGGGCGCGATCAGCATCATGCCGATGAAGCCGAGGACTATCGAGGGCAGGAAGCCGAGCATCTCAAGCAGGACCTTGAAGAAGTTTCTCAGTTTGCGGGGAGCTATCTCCGCGGTAAAAACCGCGAGCGCGAGCGCCGCGGGTATCGCGATGATGCTGGAAAGAAGGGTGGCGGCGAGCGTTCCCGCTATAAGCGCCGCCATCCCCAGTGCTGGTGGCTCCTCAGTCGGATACCAGTCTCTTGAAAAGAAAATCTCTTTAAGTGAAACCGTCTTGAGTACCGGCAGCCCATTTGCGATCAGGAAGCCGAGAATGAAAATCAGGACGATGATTCCCGTCACCGCCACGCAGAAGACCGTGCGTGACATTATCCTGTCTCCCATTCCTCCGAAGGCCTGTTTCTTCGCCGGCCGTTCGGCCTTTGTCAATGCGCTCATGGGCTGTCCGTCCTCTCCTGTTGACGATAGGCTATTTCTTAAGCTCGCGGAGTGATACGAAACCGGTGCCGTTTACGATCTTCTGTCCGGCGTCGCTCTGCATGTACATAATGAAGTCGAGCACCTCACCCTTGGGCCAGCCGTTTGTGAACATGTAGAGGTAGCGTGAGAGGGGATATTTGCCGCTGCGCGCGGTCGCCGCCGTCGCGCTCACGCCGTCGACCTGGAGCCCCTTAACCGTCTTGTTGACGTAGCCCATTCCCTCATAGCCGATCGCGTTCTTGTTCTTGCTGACAGAGGAGAGCATCGCGCCGCTGGAAGAGGCGACCTGGGCCTTCGGCGTCACGCGGATCTTTTCGCCCTTGTCCATGATCATCTCCTGCCAGGTGCCGTAGGTGCCGGAGCTGGTGTCGCGTCCGACGACTACGATAGGAGCGTCGGCGCCGCCGACCTCTTTCCAGTTCGTCACCTTGCCGGAGTATATATCCTTAAGCTGGGCGTGTGAGAGTCCCTTGACGGGATTGTCTTTGTGGACGATGGGGACGATGCAGTCGAGCGCGACCGCGAAGGGTACGGGATAGACATTCTTATCCATGCAGCTCTTGATCTCCGAATCCTTTATGAAGCGCGAGGCGTTCGCGATCTGGGCGCTGCCGTCGGCAAGCGATTTGAAGCCGTTGCCGGTGCCGGTGCCGGAGACAGAGAACTTGACGCCCGCGTTTTCCTTCATAAACTGCTCGACCGCCGCCTGACCGAAGGGCAGGACCGTCGTCGAACCGTCCATGACGATCGGGGCCGCCATCGCCATCGTCGCGGCGGAAAGAACCACAAGTGCTATA is drawn from Cloacibacillus porcorum and contains these coding sequences:
- the pstC gene encoding phosphate ABC transporter permease subunit PstC — its product is MSALTKAERPAKKQAFGGMGDRIMSRTVFCVAVTGIIVLIFILGFLIANGLPVLKTVSLKEIFFSRDWYPTEEPPALGMAALIAGTLAATLLSSIIAIPAALALAVFTAEIAPRKLRNFFKVLLEMLGFLPSIVLGFIGMMLIAPWMQDTLGIASGLNLLNASILLGFLIIPVVASLSDEALAAVPLELRDASYALGATRMETIQKVVFPSALPGIIASVLLGVMRALGETMVVLMAAGGAAIIPTLFTEPVRPLTSTIAAEMGETPVGSVHYYALFFAGLILLVMTLMINLASLYIEKRGTKR
- the pstA gene encoding phosphate ABC transporter permease PstA, whose product is MNRTFMRKIYDRLMTLVLCLFALLLVAVIGAVAVYLIRNGAEALSWEFLSEPPKDGMLAGGILTPLVGTMQLVLVSMGVALPVGIMTGLYFAEYAKDTWIVRLMRISIRSLAGVPSVIFGLFGLSLFVVFMQFGSCLLSAGLTLACLSLPLVVTVAEQAFLAVPQDYRDASYALGATKYQTIIKVVLPSAASTIITGAILAVGRVAGETAPIMFTGAAYFAPEIAKSVFSQVMALPYHIYVLATSATDPEAAAPIEYGAILVLIGLVMGTSAVGVIARARLAERNGR
- the phoU gene encoding phosphate signaling complex protein PhoU, which produces MDVINTRKRIEEDLSLLKNMIYRMSGLAAESIERAVWALKNNDAEMAQKVIADGDVIDDLEEKLDAACMEFAARYQPLGEDLRVVVSIMHIAVDLERIGDYGENIAKVTLSLCKLPQLKPLIDIPRMVETIKEMLRLSMTAIETHDGEAALRVFPMDDEVDDLEKQIMRELLLLIMEKPERIEQSFNLMNVSKTLERAGDHATNVAERVAYMYTGRPVKASSYRRKKMA
- a CDS encoding PstS family phosphate ABC transporter substrate-binding protein: MRKLVTAFIALVVLSAATMAMAAPIVMDGSTTVLPFGQAAVEQFMKENAGVKFSVSGTGTGNGFKSLADGSAQIANASRFIKDSEIKSCMDKNVYPVPFAVALDCIVPIVHKDNPVKGLSHAQLKDIYSGKVTNWKEVGGADAPIVVVGRDTSSGTYGTWQEMIMDKGEKIRVTPKAQVASSSGAMLSSVSKNKNAIGYEGMGYVNKTVKGLQVDGVSATAATARSGKYPLSRYLYMFTNGWPKGEVLDFIMYMQSDAGQKIVNGTGFVSLRELKK
- a CDS encoding sensor histidine kinase, yielding MSFSKLTLKKKIAILMTLAVSVIGLAAWIIIYRAERSDSIEYTRTMLSRYLDLMAVSGEEKGVAGIKNISGIWTSLYPDGRVTVVGLNGEVVTDTKADVSQMENHYTRGEVMGAFENGEGAELRYSKTQREWQIYMAKRVITPGSPGEVYVVRLSYPVAKLSGLIKSVTIPFIKYFALILILVWLGTYLVLRLILTPLNSLSRAASQIARGEKARFPITNDDEIQALSNTLNSMQDSLQKTIREAQERKEELAQLVGALPIGVILIDDEKKIRYINKEASTICGQSELPARGSSVELILPSNELYFMLDEPDTTRTLSIMRSGAMAMQVEATTLRLPRGRLIALQDLTEKAKLEEVRRDFFIDAGHEFQTPLAIIRTGLELLKSSPQMNGPERSEDVETIDSLLRQQERISGLVDDLLLLVRLDADPMRKDVANVDLVGVAEEVKDEIAALPQSKETKIEITAPTGGAHVMGVYEDMRRALLNIMENAQKYIQFSDSPAGIIKVSLCEEGGMWRLTVDDNGPGVAENERKLIFERFRRGDSHRARGRKKSGGYGLGLSISRRIIERHGGTLELGESELGGTAFVIRLPK
- a CDS encoding response regulator transcription factor produces the protein MTQKILVVDDEESLAEFVCRALRQQGYKTVCAFDGDSALSLIYEELPDLVILDLMLPLMDGWEICRRVKSDTETKHIPILMLTARSSAEDVVQGLDLGADDYMRKPFPLDELLARVRVLLRRTQQQADIRKIIENGAFKLDTVEKEAWLRGSLIDLSPTEYSILEVLARRMGHTVSREELLRRIWGMSNCDTRTVDVHLSRLRKKLDDGRRPMLSAQTLRGRGYRLVWEEGQE
- the pstB gene encoding phosphate ABC transporter ATP-binding protein PstB, whose protein sequence is MSVKIRTRGVDLYYGDRQVLKNITFDMGENMVTAFIGPSGCGKSSYLRCLNRMNDFISSARVEGIIEFDGENILADDTDVIALRRKVGMVFQKPNPFPMSIYDNIAYGPRLNGVKDKGRLDEIVENSLQGAALWDEVKDKLKSSGTGLSGGQQQRLCIARAIATQPDILLMDEPTSALDPMSTARVEELISELKRDYTVVIVTHNMQQAARISDYTAFFLLGDLIEYDRTAKMFTSPHDKRTEDYISGRFG